TGGTAGACTGgttgtgagcgtgtgtgtatgttataAAGCGCTGCCTACAGTCTAACGCACGCGCCATGGGTGCATTCCCACCTGTACTTcaagctgtccacttgtgatcggatcagTCAGATCGAATTTTAATACCAGGTGGAAATGGGCTCAAACTCTCGCAAGCTAGATTTAAACCCCACAAACCTGTGAGTACAGTAAATAACTACATTTGTGTTTTAGCCTGCTAAACCACTAAATGCCCACAAAAGCTATTAACCCTTTACTTTCTTCAATGTGTAGATGAAAATACAAGCAAAATACAAAGCTTGGCAACCTTATTTACATTTccatcaaaatatatatatatatatatatatatatatatatatatatatatatactgaattgGTTCATTTACTGTAACAGTGCATGATTGGaacatgtacaaacacaaagtgattttcatttatatttttcttttgtcttcagCTGATTTCAAGCTTTAGTGGTTTTGTAGTCAAAGTCACCATCTTTCCAATAATCAGCATTTTTgcgatatatatatttgaacatCTCAAGTAAAAATGTGTAACAGCTATCAAAATACTGTTTGCTCCGTAGgaataaaaatagtaaaaaatcaTTCTCTATAAAAAATATTCTCTGAACTGTAAAACACAAAGCACAATTAATGCCGGCAATGTTCAGTGGTTGTGTTGGGGAGAGGATAAGCGTAGAGGGAAAAGTCTAAAATGTACTTGGGCAGGAGTTCCCTGAGTAGCTTCTGTGGTAAAGTGCACAGGTAATAGTGTAACGTCTCCGTAGTGACCGGCTTGTACCACGTTTGCCTTTCTGGGAAGCGAACATGAGGAGGCGCTCCAATCCGCTGGAGCACAAACTCTGAATCACTTTCAAGGTGCTCATAGGAGCCGATGAAGTCATAGGACACAGCACAGGGTTGGCACAAGTTGTACACCGGCATCCAGTGCTCGTTCATGCGCTCCACATCCTCGTCCAACAAGTAATGGACAAACTCTGCAAATGTCACATCATCTCCTGTTACAGATGCGTCCTTGGCGCGGCCTTTTCTGTACCGCTTTACGATCTCCACACCGTACTTTTTCTGGTAGGACTCTATCTCTCCAAACTTGTTCCTGTATGCAGAAAGCAAGCGCTCCATTGGCTCCCGCACAAACATGAACTTGAAGTAGTGCTTGAGGCGGTGGCGGATCTCCTCTGGTTTAAAAGAGGACAAAAACAGCAGGTCGCTGCGGTGGTCCATCTTGATGTTGACGTCAACGCTCTCCAGAGCTCCGTTCAGAACCTTCAGGACCCTCTTCCAGTTGGAGCAGGCCACCTTGGGGACGTAGCAGTAGAGGAAGTGGTACTGATCGTTCACCAGGATGTGCTGCAGCAGCGTCTTCCTCTGCAGGGGGCTCAGGGACCAAATGCTGTGGGGCATGTTCTTCTGGCTGCACACGGTCCTGATGGTCCGGTTACGGATCTCCTGGAGGATCTAAATGGAAACACAAATCTGACTTTTAAGGTGCAttccaccaattttacacatttCTATCAGATGACTAGTCATGGTTTGTATtactcagcctgtgaaaacagctGTATAACATCAAGTCTGAGAAAATCACCCTGTCATTTACCAAGCAGAGAGGGTTTAATGAAAAGACTATCAAGTTGCATGATAAATATTTCAGTCTCTGCTGATTCaattttgaccattcttttttAATCCGTCTTTTGGGCATCCCCCAACATTATGCTAGTGTTATACTGAACGactggagtgcccctttaaaggGAGCAGATGTTTGTAAAAAGGCAATAGTtatataaaatcaaaacaatatgGCCTGCACACTTCTTTAGGGGTTGCATCGGACCATGTTGTTGCCTTTTGACCCAGCCTTTAAACCTTGCAGGTTTGTGTTTAAGAACACTACATTAAGATGACAAAATGTACATATGTGGGGTTTAACAAACCAGAACGTTTTAGATTATATTTTGCGTTTGTGGTTTTCCCTTTGACTACCAACTGAAAGTCATTTTTGACCTACTTCAACAATCGATCCAACTAACGATATGGCTGTAGAGCCTTTAATCCTACAGATTATGCCACAGATCTTTTAATATTGTGAAATACACATAGTCACGAGACAAATCAAAATCGCCGCTGACTACATTGGACCTATTCGCTTTGTAAAATTCATACCTGAGAGTCCACGTCCACAGCAGACGGGCTGTGCTTCCCAATCTGCCGAATGAAGTCCAGCCGCTTGCCGCTGCCCCTGGGTGGAGGCGTCTCCATGCTGTTTAGCATTCCTTTCTCTATCATGAGCAGCAGGCCTCCGGATGCTACGATCACCAGGAACGTTAGCACCGAGGGCAGCACGGCGGAGCTGCGGCGGACGGAGCCCGAGTTCACCGTTGTCCTAAAGTTAATTACCGAGCCGTTGCGCGGTCCTCCGGTCCTTTTCATCCCGTAGTCGTGCCTGCGAGGAAGCATGGTTTGTATCTGGCTTGTCTGTTCGATACCTATTCACTTTTTAAAGTCCACAGCTGCCTAACGTTACTACGTAAGAGAACCGCTGGTTACCTACCACGTACCCATAGTTAAACTTAAAAAGTGCGTGAAGTCTTCTCGCGTAAATAGGCATTTCCGTCTGAACTGTCAGAATAAAACCGTTTTGACGAACATGTTGCAATGTTTATGGTTAACACAAATGaccaaagaaaacattttacatcAAATAATTAGTCTGGAGTATGTATGTTACGTGGGTCTGCTCCCCATAAATATTTCTAACCCTAACTGATGAAACTAAATGCCAAATTAACTAGAATAATAATTTAAAGACGTCCGGTTAATATTTCCAAAATAAAATCCTCCCTGGTGGATTCAGTCAGTGCACTAAATAAAGTGTAAACAACTATTTTGAGTATAGTACATTCAGTAAAAATTTCATTTTGTCAGAAGTATGAAAAGTTTTTCGCCTATGTGTGTGAGCATTGTCTTTACAACTTGGGGATCCTAAAGTACCCAATGCCAACTGGGACATAGTTCAGTTAGTTTATTCTGGCTTTGCCTCATCGTTTAGCCATACCTCAAGGGAGTCCGATTTCTTGGTCCTTGTATACTTTCAATATTTTTACTTTCAGGCCACTGAATGAATATGGAGtaattttaattatgtaaaggtACAGTGAAGTAAGATACTGCCAAGGTGTGGCTGGGttggtcagtgggtagagcaggcgcacatatactgagaggctcatacctcgacgcagaggtccagggttcgagtccgacctgtgatgatttcctgcatgtcttccccctctctctcccctttctcacttagctgtcctatcaaataaaggcggaaaagcccaaaaaaatcttGTTTATAAAGGCTATTAGCATGAACCTGGAAGCAGATTTTGATGATAATGCTTTGCATGCTTTCTGGAACAGTATGTTTATCTAGGCTACATTA
This sequence is a window from Sander lucioperca isolate FBNREF2018 chromosome 11, SLUC_FBN_1.2, whole genome shotgun sequence. Protein-coding genes within it:
- the chst14 gene encoding carbohydrate sulfotransferase 14, whose translation is MLPRRHDYGMKRTGGPRNGSVINFRTTVNSGSVRRSSAVLPSVLTFLVIVASGGLLLMIEKGMLNSMETPPPRGSGKRLDFIRQIGKHSPSAVDVDSQILQEIRNRTIRTVCSQKNMPHSIWSLSPLQRKTLLQHILVNDQYHFLYCYVPKVACSNWKRVLKVLNGALESVDVNIKMDHRSDLLFLSSFKPEEIRHRLKHYFKFMFVREPMERLLSAYRNKFGEIESYQKKYGVEIVKRYRKGRAKDASVTGDDVTFAEFVHYLLDEDVERMNEHWMPVYNLCQPCAVSYDFIGSYEHLESDSEFVLQRIGAPPHVRFPERQTWYKPVTTETLHYYLCTLPQKLLRELLPKYILDFSLYAYPLPNTTTEHCRH